A stretch of Malus sylvestris chromosome 11, drMalSylv7.2, whole genome shotgun sequence DNA encodes these proteins:
- the LOC126588831 gene encoding 4-hydroxybenzoate geranyltransferase 2-like isoform X1, which yields MESLVVSLKPSRSLSGTLFAASSYHPISTTTTTTATSNPSPYRYPNARRLGSFSQRHCRRDTSSHFDFDLRLRSYISSSSSPSTMPKKGGNQTSGDENNKAEGSWIDLYLPMQAQPYAKLARLDKPIGTWLFAWPSLWSTALAASPGQLPDIMMLILFGFGALFTRGASCTINDLLDRDIDGKVERTKSRPLASGVLTPFQGISFLGFQLLLVLGTLLQVNNYSCVLGVSSWFLIFTYPLMKRLTYWPQAYLGLMINWGALLGWAAVKGSIDPVIVLPLYFSAVCWTLVYDTIYAHQDKEDDLKVGVKSTALKFGDSTKKWITGFGIVCLSSLALSGYNAGIDLCRTSGLALLCSSQSYLDDFHHKEMQFVILLHCSRILARRLQGHLKAGLKCGHQCSRLLARRLQGHQCLCCNIYRCTSKVDHFHGALWD from the exons ATGGAGTCTTTGGTGGTGTCTCTGAAACCTTCACGTTCTCTCTCTGGCACCCTCTTCGCAGCATCTTCTTATCACCCAatttccaccaccaccaccaccactgccaCCAGCAATCCAAGCCCTTACCGCTATCCCAACGCAAGACGGTTGGGCTCATTCAGTCAAAGGCACTGTCGTCGGGATACTTCCAGTCACTTTGACTTCGATCTCAGACTCAGATCGTACATCTCGAGCTCGTCTTCACCATCTACTATGCCAAAGAAGGGTGGAAATCAAACCAGCGGCGATGAAAACAACAAGGCTGAGGGTTCTTGGATCGACTTGTACCTGCCAATGCAAGCTCAGCCTTATGCTAAGCTCGCCCGCCTCGACAAGCCGATCGGCACCTGGCTGTTTGCTTGGCCTTCTTTGTG GTCAACAGCACTGGCTGCAAGTCCAGGACAGCTTCCTGATATTATGATGTTGATACTATTTGGATTTGGAGCTCTGTTTACTAGGGGCGCCTCGTGCACCATAAACGATCTCCTTGACCGGGATATTGATGGCAAG GTGGAACGTACAAAGTCGCGGCCTCTTGCAAGTGGTGTTTTGACACCTTTTCAGGGGATTTCTTTTCTTGGATTTCAATTGCTCTTGGTTCTAGGAACTCTCCTTCAAGTAAACAATTATAG CTGCGTTTTGGGGGTTTCATCTTGGTTCCTAATTTTCACCTATCCTCTCATGAAGAGATTGACATATTGG CCTCAAGCCTATCTAGGTTTGATGATTAATTGGGGGGCTTTATTAGGATGGGCAGCAGTAAAAGGAAGCATTGATCCAGTTATAGTGCTCCCATTGTACTTTTCTGCAGTATGCTGGACACTTGTCTATGATACCATATATGCACATCAG GACAAGGAAGATGATTTGAAAGTAGGTGTTAAGTCTACGGCATTGAAATTTGGCGACTCCACCAAAAAATGGATTACTGGGTTTGGAATCGTGTGCTTGAGCAGTCTTGCCCTCAGTGGATACAATGCTGGGATAG ATTTGTGTCGAACAAGTGGTTTGGCGCTATTATGTTCATCGCAATCCTATTTGGACGACTTTCATCATAAGGAG ATGCAGTTCGTCATTCTCTTGCACTGTTCTCGTATATTGGCAAGAAGGTTGCAAGGTCATCTAAAAGCAGGACTCAAATGCGGGCATCAATGTTCTCGTCTATTGGCAAGAAGGTTGCAAGGTCATCAATGTTTATGCTGTAATATTTATCGTTGTACCTCAAAAGTGGACCATTTTCATGGGGCTTTATGGGACTAA
- the LOC126588831 gene encoding 4-hydroxybenzoate geranyltransferase 2-like isoform X2, which yields MESLVVSLKPSRSLSGTLFAASSYHPISTTTTTTATSNPSPYRYPNARRLGSFSQRHCRRDTSSHFDFDLRLRSYISSSSSPSTMPKKGGNQTSGDENNKAEGSWIDLYLPMQAQPYAKLARLDKPIGTWLFAWPSLWSTALAASPGQLPDIMMLILFGFGALFTRGASCTINDLLDRDIDGKVERTKSRPLASGVLTPFQGISFLGFQLLLVLGTLLQVNNYSCVLGVSSWFLIFTYPLMKRLTYWPQAYLGLMINWGALLGWAAVKGSIDPVIVLPLYFSAVCWTLVYDTIYAHQDKEDDLKVGVKSTALKFGDSTKKWITGFGIVCLSSLALSGYNAGIGWPYYAFLGVAFGQLAWQISTVNLSSPADCNRKFVSNKWFGAIMFIAILFGRLSS from the exons ATGGAGTCTTTGGTGGTGTCTCTGAAACCTTCACGTTCTCTCTCTGGCACCCTCTTCGCAGCATCTTCTTATCACCCAatttccaccaccaccaccaccactgccaCCAGCAATCCAAGCCCTTACCGCTATCCCAACGCAAGACGGTTGGGCTCATTCAGTCAAAGGCACTGTCGTCGGGATACTTCCAGTCACTTTGACTTCGATCTCAGACTCAGATCGTACATCTCGAGCTCGTCTTCACCATCTACTATGCCAAAGAAGGGTGGAAATCAAACCAGCGGCGATGAAAACAACAAGGCTGAGGGTTCTTGGATCGACTTGTACCTGCCAATGCAAGCTCAGCCTTATGCTAAGCTCGCCCGCCTCGACAAGCCGATCGGCACCTGGCTGTTTGCTTGGCCTTCTTTGTG GTCAACAGCACTGGCTGCAAGTCCAGGACAGCTTCCTGATATTATGATGTTGATACTATTTGGATTTGGAGCTCTGTTTACTAGGGGCGCCTCGTGCACCATAAACGATCTCCTTGACCGGGATATTGATGGCAAG GTGGAACGTACAAAGTCGCGGCCTCTTGCAAGTGGTGTTTTGACACCTTTTCAGGGGATTTCTTTTCTTGGATTTCAATTGCTCTTGGTTCTAGGAACTCTCCTTCAAGTAAACAATTATAG CTGCGTTTTGGGGGTTTCATCTTGGTTCCTAATTTTCACCTATCCTCTCATGAAGAGATTGACATATTGG CCTCAAGCCTATCTAGGTTTGATGATTAATTGGGGGGCTTTATTAGGATGGGCAGCAGTAAAAGGAAGCATTGATCCAGTTATAGTGCTCCCATTGTACTTTTCTGCAGTATGCTGGACACTTGTCTATGATACCATATATGCACATCAG GACAAGGAAGATGATTTGAAAGTAGGTGTTAAGTCTACGGCATTGAAATTTGGCGACTCCACCAAAAAATGGATTACTGGGTTTGGAATCGTGTGCTTGAGCAGTCTTGCCCTCAGTGGATACAATGCTGGGATAG GGTGGCCGTACTATGCATTTTTGGGGGTTGCATTTGGACAATTAGCTTGGCAAATATCAACAGTTAATCTTTCATCCCCAGCTGATTGCAATAGAAA ATTTGTGTCGAACAAGTGGTTTGGCGCTATTATGTTCATCGCAATCCTATTTGGACGACTTTCATCATAA
- the LOC126588835 gene encoding probable histone H2B.1, with amino-acid sequence MAPKAEKKPAEKKPAEEKKSAVAEKAPAEKKPKAGKKLPKEAGAAAGDKKKKRSKKSVETYKIYIFKVLKQVHPDIGISSKAMGIMNSFINDIFEKLAQESSRLARYNKKPTITSREIQTAVRLVLPGELAKHAVSEGTKAVTKFTSS; translated from the coding sequence ATGGCGCCCAAAGCTGAGAAGAAGCCCGCCGAGAAGAAGCCAGCAGAGGAGAAGAAGTCGGCTGTCGCTGAGAAGGCCCCCGCCGAGAAGAAGCCCAAGGCCGGGAAGAAGCTCCCGAAGGAGGCTGGAGCCGCCGCCGgcgacaagaagaagaagagatcgAAGAAGAGCGTGGAGACCTACAAGATCTACATCTTCAAGGTCCTGAAGCAGGTCCACCCTGACATCGGAATCTCCAGCAAGGCCATGGGGATCATGAACAGCTTCATCAACGACATCTTCGAGAAGCTCGCCCAGGAGTCGTCCAGGCTCGCCAGGTACAACAAGAAGCCCACCATCACTTCTCGGGAGATCCAGACTGCTGTGAGATTGGTGCTTCCTGGTGAGCTCGCTAAGCATGCGGTGTCCGAGGGGACTAAGGCGGTGACCAAGTTTACCAGCTCTTGA
- the LOC126591106 gene encoding 40S ribosomal protein S15a-1: MVRVSVLNDALKSMYNAEKRGKRQVMIRPSSKVIIKFLLVMQKHGYIGEFEYVDDHRAGKIVVELNGRLNKCGVISPRFDVGVKEIEGWTARLLPSRQFGYIVLTTSAGIMDHEEARRKNVGGKVLGFFY, from the exons ATGGTGCGCGTCAGCGTTCTGAACGACGCTCTGAAGAGCATGTACAACGCCGAGAAGAGGGGAAAGAGACAGGTCATGATCCGGCCGTCGTCCAAGGTCATCATCAAGTTCCTCCTGGTTATGCAGAAGCACG GATATATTGGGGAGTTTGAGTATGTTGATGACCATAGAGCTGGAAAGATTGTGGTTGAGCTCAATGGGAGGCTGAACAAGTGTGGGGTTATAAGTCCCCGATTCGATGTCGGTGTGAAGGAGATTGAAGGCTGGACTGCTAGGCTTCTGCCTTCCAGACAG TTTGGATATATTGTGCTGACCACCTCTGCTGGAATCATGGACCACGAAGAAGCGAGGAGAAAGAATGTTGGTGGCAAGGTCCTCGGGTTCTTTTATTGA